A single region of the Chelmon rostratus isolate fCheRos1 chromosome 5, fCheRos1.pri, whole genome shotgun sequence genome encodes:
- the si:dkey-174n20.1 gene encoding retinol dehydrogenase 14, with product MYVLYTVIASLVSFFILKWMKKRRYCTDLKRLDGKTVLITGGNSGIGKDTAVALAMRGARVIIACRDVDKAEKAVREIKFKSHSLNVVHMELDLANLRSVRDFCKSFLQREKRLDVLINNAGMPSVLDWTDDGFSMCFGVNHLGHFLLTNLLLPRLKECAPSRVVTLTCSTYKYQKLDFQDLNYNLLPFFTYCRSKLANIYFSQELARITEGKGVTSYVVHPGFVQSGWTCHYSILFRMLMQVIMWMFFVPCEIGAQTVIYCAVSDEAAKHCGGYFVDCRPATLRPFARDAGVAKKLWEASERLVKLA from the exons ATGTATGTACTCTACACAGTCATCGCGtctttagtttctttttttattttgaaatggatGAAAAAGAGGAGGTATTGCACGGACCTGAAAAGACTTGATGGAAAAACAGTTCTTATTACAG GTGGGAACTCTGGCATTGGCAAGGACACAGCCGTTGCCTTGGCAATGAGAGGTGCCCGTGTCATCATTGCTTGCAGAGATGTGGACAAGGCTGAGAAGGCTGTGAGGGAGATCAAGTTCAAGAGTCACAGTCTCAACGTTGTTCACATGGAGCTGGATCTGGCCAACCTGCGCTCTGTGCGAGATTTCTGTAAGAGCTTCctccagagagagaagaggctTGATGTCCTGATCAATAATGCAG GCATGCCCAGTGTCCTCGACTGGACGGACGACGGCTTCAGCATGTGTTTTGGTGTCAACCACTTGGGTCACTTCCTCCTGACCAATCTACTTCTGCCTCGCCTGAAGGAGTGCGCCCCTAGCCGGGTGGTCACCCTCACATGCTCCACCTACAAATACCAGAAACTGGACTTCCAGGACCTCAACTACAATCTGCTGCCCTTCTTCACCTACTGCCGCAGCAAGCTGGCCAACATCTACTTCAGCCAGGAACTGGCCCGCATCACCGAAGGGAAAGGCGTGACCTCCTATGTTGTGCACCCTG GTTTTGTCCAAAGTGGCTGGACGTGCCATTACTCCATCCTGTTCCGGATGCTGATGCAGGTGATcatgtggatgttttttgtgCCCTGTGAGATTGGAGCTCAGACTGTCATCTACTGCGCTGTGTCAGATGAAGCTGCCAAACACTGCGGAGGTTACTTTGTCGACTGCCGACCTGCTACTCTGCGTCCTTTCGCAAGAGACGCTGGTGTGGCCAAAAAACTGTGGGAGGCCAGTGAGAGACTGGTGAAACTGGCCTGA
- the susd2 gene encoding sushi domain-containing protein 2 — translation MTAALREAIFICGIFLIVSSKAAGQTCRGKCGDLLEDCSCRTTCVSLLNCCADYNQSCFQVMPHSSSMLGGRALRIHSLVLHPGGSLLCRFKGEIERDGFIDAEGHAYCISPLLYETGWIPFAVSTDGKTFDRSGEYLSVHPSKVDPAFEVTLVNATQWQYYGTPNMAGWLKMTWNSSLIGAEKVNIELWGYREFSRGAEAATNGSSPLQAELRYLYSLGRNLANTGAFSFIPEPSQDYSDWELGNIRITASSKPDGARDVQGLWSGGHVLAWHLEQAFRDDSAAWAESKCLQWDVLEKKLPSFLDELIDCPCTLAQARADTGRFHADYSCDIERGSVCTYHPGCVHCVRAIQASPTHGSGQQCCYDSTGALVLTGDSVGGSTPDRAHDWGSPPYREPPRVPGYSHWLYDVMSFYYCCLWSNRCHIYFNHRPSSGCRNYRPPRAGVVLGDPHFITFDGLRYTFNGKGEFTLVSSPDRELSVQARTEQVKLKNGTLARATWLSSVAMKEKASDVIEVRLAEGQLQVLRNQKFLPFTEQRWMDLHGVFVFAPSPQDLTAIFLSGAGVEVRLYEGTMAVTVLLPTGFTNNTQGLLGLMNSDPSDDLVTQTGEVISADATSEEIFTFGAGWNISKTSSLFTYDSKYLLDNYYFPPSHDSAFVPAFSLPEGPDDPLVADMLRMCFGEGAKFCKYDTLTTRSLTMGNATLRAYQSHRAQMAALEPVVSCGWLPTPRNGRKNGTHYLEGNALSFTCNQGYILYDSTERTCLDDGTWTGEQPYCITDDNVGFVLGAIGSISALVTMGVMIRLHNRKQDREKKEKQDQMVTQEQTC, via the exons ATGACAGCAGCGCTGAGAGAGGCCATTTTTATATGTGGAATTTTTCTTATTGTCTCATCTAAAGCAGCTG gTCAAACATGCAGGGGAAAGTGTGGAGACCTGTTGGAGGACTGCTCCTGCCGTACAacctgtgtgtctttgctgaACTGCTGTGCAGACTACAACCAGTCCTGCTTCCAGGTGATGCCTCATTCCAGCTCCATGCTGGGTGGAAGAGCTCTGAGGATCCACAGTTTGGTCCTTCATCCCGGTGGGAGCCttctctgcag gTTCAAAGGAGAGATTGAGCGAGATGGGTTTATTGATGCTGAAGGGCATGCCTACTGCATCTCTCCTTTACTGTATGAGACGGGTTGGATACCATTTGCTGTCTCAACAGATGGAAAAACCTTTGACAGATCTGGAGAGTACTTGTCAG TCCACCCCAGTAAAGTGGACCCAGCCTTTGAAGTCACCCTGGTGAACGCAACACAGTGGCAGTACTACGGCACGCCGAACATGGCAGGATGGCTTAAGATGACGTGGAACAGCTCTTTGATTGGGGCAGAGAAGGTCAACATAGAGCTGTGGGGTTACAGAGAGTTCAGCAGGGGCGCAGAGGCAGCGACGAATGGCTCATCCCCTCTGCAGGCCGAGCTGCGCTATCTCTACTCTCTCGGCAGGAATCTGGCCAACACTGGTGCCTTCAGCTTCATCCCCGAGCCCTCACAGGACTACTCTGACTGGGAGTTGGGAAATATCCGCATCACTGCTAGCTCCAAGCCAGATGGAGCAAG GGATGTACAGGGGCTCTGGAGTGGAGGTCATGTCTTAGCCTGGCACCTGGAGCAGGCTTTCAGAGATGACTCTGCAGCCTGGGCCGAGAGCAAGTGTCTGCAGTGGGACGTCCTGGAGAAGAAGCTGCCCAGCTTCCTGGATGAGCTCATAGACTGCCCTTGCACTCTGGCACAGGCCCGAGCAGACACAGGCAGGTTTCAC GCTGACTATAGTTGTGACATTGAGAGGGGCAGTGTGTGCACTTATCACCCAGGTTGTGTCCACTGCGTCAGAGCAATTCAGGCCAG TCCTACGCATGGTTCAGGGCAGCAGTGCTGCTATGACAGCACAGGCGCTCTGGTGCTGACAGGAGACTCAGTCGGTGGCAGCACCCCAGACAGGGCTCACGACTGGGGCTCACCTCCGTACAGGGAGCCACCGCGGGTGCCGGGGTATTCCCACTGGCTTTACGATGTCATGAGTTTCTACTACTGCTGCCTGTGGTCCAACCGCTGCCACATCTACTTCAACCATCGACCTTCTAGCGGGTGCCGCAACTACCGGCCCCCAAGAGCTG GTGTTGTCCTCGGTGATCCGCATTTCATAACGTTTGACGGCCTCAGATACACCTTCAATGGCAAAGGAGAGTTCACCCTTGTGTCTTCGCcagacagagagctgagtgTTCAGGCCAGAACAGAACAGGTGAAACTTAAGAACG GCACCTTGGCCCGAGCCACGTGGCTGTCATCAGTGGCTATGAAGGAAAAGGCCTCTGATGTCATCGAGGTACGTCTAGCAGAGGGCCAGCTTCAGGTGCTGAGGAACCAAAAGTTCCTTCCTTTCACTGAGCAGAGATGGATGGACCTACACG GAGTGTTTGTGTTCGCCCCCAGTCCTCAGGACTTGACAGCAATCTTCCTCTCCGGTGCTGGCGTGGAGGTTCGTTTGTATGAAGGAACCATGGCGGTGACGGTCCTGCTCCCGACAGGGTTCACCAACAACACTCAGGGCCTCCTCGGCCTGATGAACTCTGACCCATCAGATGACCTGGTGACCCAAACAGGAGAGGTCATCTCGGCCGATGCCACGTCAGAGGAAATCTTCACCTTTGGAGCCGGCT GGAACATTTCAAAGACGTCCTCCCTTTTCACATATGACTCGAAGTACCTTTTGGACAACTACTATTTCCCACCAAGCCACGATTCTGCTTTTGTCCCTGCCTTTTCTCTACCTGAGGGGCCTGATGACCCTCTGGTGGCAGACATGTTGAGGATGTGCTTTGGAGAAGGAGCGAAGTTCTGTAAATACGATACCCTGACCACTCGGAGCCTCACAATGGGAAACGCCACACTCAGGGCCTACCAGAGTCATCGGGCCCAAATGGCAGCTCTGGAGCCAG TTGTGTCTTGTGGCTGGCTTCCCACACCCAGGAACGGGAGGAAGAATGGGACACATTACCTGGAGGGGAATGCTCTGAGTTTCACCTGCAATCAAGGCTACATACTGTACGATTCTACAGAGCGCACTTGTCTGGATGATGGGACCTGGACGGGAGAGCAACCCTACTGTATAACAG ATGATAACGTGGGGTTTGTACTCGGCGCCATCGGCTCCATCTCAGCCCTCGTCACAATGGGGGTAATGATCAGACTGcacaacaggaaacaagacAG